The genome window TTTGTTACGAAAGCAGTCAAGATAAAAGAGTGGTACGTTTAGGTTTAGGTGGTTTCAACGCTGGATCATTAACGTTACAGCGATACGATTTAGGTTAAGTACAAGTTACGGTGGGTACGGAATCCCTGCATCAAGTTGAATGCAGGGATTTTAATTTTTAAGCTATTCTTTGGCCTTCTCAATTTTTTCAACAGCCTCCTGCTTATCATCTCCCTCAGGCTGTGGTTCTTCCTTCTTCGATTCTGGATCAGGCGAATACGTCAACGAAACAAAAACAGGAAAATGGTCGGAGCCGCAGTTCGGTAGCCGCTTTATCTTTCCTACTTTAAAATGATGGGAAGCAAAAATATGATCCAGGGGCCAGCGTAGAAAAAAATACTTTGCGTGAAAAGTGCTGTATAGCCCACGACCAATCCGTGGGTCAAGCAGCCCACTAATGCGCTGAAAAAGCCGGGTTGTGTGCGACCAAGCTACATCATTTAGGTCACCCGCTACAATTACAGGCCCGGTATGCTGTCTGGCTTCTTTTCCAATTACCAATAATTCGGCATCTCGTTCCGTAGAACGGTAATGCTCAGTGGGACTGGGCGGCTGGGGATGAACGCCATAAAAACGAATAGACTGTCCTGAGGGTAGTTGAAGATTCACGCGCACCGATGGAATATCATCTTCGATTAAAAAACGTACTTCAGGATCTGTCATTTTTAAGCGTGTGTACAACAACATACCGTATGTATTGGGCAAAGCCTGCAAAATCCGGTGTGGATAATCTGTTTCCAAAGGCCGCAGGGCTTCCTTCCAGGCGTCGTCAGCCTCGACAATGAGCAGTACATCCGGCTTCACCAGCGCGACTTGTTTCAAGATGCGGTCATAATTGCGATTATCCATATAAATATTGGCAATCATCAGCTGAAGCGTATTGGATGGATCGTCGCTCTTCTGGCTATTCATCTGTATCTTATGCAGATTGGTATATGGATAGATTAGCCATGCCTGATATAGCAAAGACGTCACTAGGAGCCCCGTTATAATCCAGTCAGTTGGCTCCTGAAGAGGCATTAGCGTAAGTCGGGTAACCAGACATAGTAGAATTAAAATAGCCAGTTGCAAATGGGGGAAATCCCAAATGCGTATCCACCAGGCATCATAACGAACTAAATGAATAAATGAAGTCAGGATAGCAAATCCGCTTACGCAATTGAGAAGGATAAATAAGGAGGTCATTTAGCAATGATATAGATTAGGTAATAAGCCCCGGTAGATTCTACCATATGATATAACCAGACTTATGCGAATACGTTTGTTATATTATTTTAAAGATGCTTACAAAGCTTTCCTCTCTCCATAGGGCATAAGTATAGACGCCGCTCCCTTATTGATGCATAGATGGTATACAATGTGGAATATTTTCCTCAGCAGCCGCTTACACAGTTTAGCATCCCTCATGCACTTAAAATCATTAAACCTTTATAATCAGCGCTTTATGCGATACAATTAACTTTTTACGAGAAGTGGTACAGATTTTTCTTACGTATTCTCAATTCTTTTATATCTGGTCACACTGTTAACATAAAAACTCAAGTACCCATGAAATCGAATGTAAGCGGCATTGTAGTTGCCTTATTAACTGGCGCAGCGCTCGGCATACTTCTGGCCCCGCGCAGTGGAAAAGCAACCCGTAAGAAATTTTCTTCTGACACAGATAAACTTTTGAAGGATTTACAAGACTCTGTTTCAGCCGGCTTCGATAATATTCGTCATCAATATGAAGGAGCCAAGGAAACAGTAGCTAACCGTTACAACGATGTAGTTGATACTGCCGCTAGCAAATCAAAAAGTGCGATTGAACAAGCGGAACGGAATTCCAAATATTAAACATCACGTTTTTTCCACATCATTACCTTCACTCAGGTAACACACTAAACATTTTAATACGATGAGAAGCACAAAAGATTTTCTGCTAGGATTTATTACTGGCGTAGCTGCTGGCCTATTAACAGCCCCTAAAAGTGGACGCGAAACCCGTCAATACATTAAGGACGAGGCAGATAAGCGCACTAAAGATCTACAAGATCAGTGGCAAAAAGGTGTAGACCAGGTCAAAACCCAGGTTGACACAGTTAAGTCGCAGGTAAACGACTGGAGCGGAAAGGTTCAAGATCAATTCCGTGACCAACAGAATAAATCACAGTTTAACGATAAGGTTGAAGACGTAGCAGATCGCGCTCATGAAGGCGTTGACTCAGCGAAACAGTCAATCAAAGTTAACTAGTCAGCCATTCTGGTTTACTCAACGTTATTGAATAAATGCCCAAAGGCAAGCGGTGTTCCGCTTGCCTTTGGGCATTTATCGTTTAAGCAATTAATCTGTTTTTAATGAGGCTTTAACAGCAGTTTAATCGGGGGATAAGAGCTTTGGCGCGGTACTCTTAAAGCACTTTTATCAGAAACTCCTTCTCATGGCACGCTACAAGCGCTCTTCTTTTGAACCTGATTTTGTCCTGCGCCTTATCGGTGGCCTACTAATGCTCGCTTTAGCTTATAGTTGCAGCAACTAGTTATTCCTTTCTGAGCTAACACAATTTTACCGACTTTTATTATACGGATTTGCTTTTAAAATTTAGGGGGCGTAATTTTATACGCTCAGAAAGGCCATTGACCTTAATAAAGTTAGGCCTTTTCCCAGTTTAGCGTTCGTCTTCAATCTAATGTAG of Tellurirhabdus bombi contains these proteins:
- a CDS encoding endonuclease/exonuclease/phosphatase family protein, which produces MTSLFILLNCVSGFAILTSFIHLVRYDAWWIRIWDFPHLQLAILILLCLVTRLTLMPLQEPTDWIITGLLVTSLLYQAWLIYPYTNLHKIQMNSQKSDDPSNTLQLMIANIYMDNRNYDRILKQVALVKPDVLLIVEADDAWKEALRPLETDYPHRILQALPNTYGMLLYTRLKMTDPEVRFLIEDDIPSVRVNLQLPSGQSIRFYGVHPQPPSPTEHYRSTERDAELLVIGKEARQHTGPVIVAGDLNDVAWSHTTRLFQRISGLLDPRIGRGLYSTFHAKYFFLRWPLDHIFASHHFKVGKIKRLPNCGSDHFPVFVSLTYSPDPESKKEEPQPEGDDKQEAVEKIEKAKE
- a CDS encoding YtxH domain-containing protein; amino-acid sequence: MKSNVSGIVVALLTGAALGILLAPRSGKATRKKFSSDTDKLLKDLQDSVSAGFDNIRHQYEGAKETVANRYNDVVDTAASKSKSAIEQAERNSKY
- a CDS encoding YtxH domain-containing protein, which produces MRSTKDFLLGFITGVAAGLLTAPKSGRETRQYIKDEADKRTKDLQDQWQKGVDQVKTQVDTVKSQVNDWSGKVQDQFRDQQNKSQFNDKVEDVADRAHEGVDSAKQSIKVN